The Pseudomonas pergaminensis nucleotide sequence CGTGCATGCACTACACCGGCATGGCCGCGATGCGCATGACACCCGGTATCGACTACGACCCGACCTTGTTTGGCGCGTCATTGCTGATCGCGGTGGGGGCGTGCGGCGCGGCGCTGTGGATCGCTTTCAACCTGCGTCGCAATACCCCGTACGTGCGTCTGGCACGCGGCGGCGCTGCGGTGGTGATGGGCTTTGCCATCGTCGGCATGCACTACACCGGCATGGCGGCAGCGCGTTTTGCCGATGAAAGTTTCTGCGGTGCGGCGTTGAACGGGCTGAGCGGCAAGGGCCTGGATAACCTGGTGCTGGTGACCACCCTCGCCGTGTTGGCCATCGCTCTGCTGACCTCGCTGCTTGATGCGCGCCTGGAAGCGCGCACGGCGGTGCTCGCCGATTCCCTGACCCAAGCCAACCAGGAACTCACCCACCTGGCGCTGCACGACATGCTGACCGGTCTGCCCAATCGCACGCTGCTCGCTGACCGTATTCAGCAAGCCATGCAAGCGGTGAAAGAGCAGGGCGGCTGTTTCGCACTGATGTTTATCGACCTGGACGGTTTCAAGCCCGTCAACGATGCGTTTGGCCACCATATGGGTGACCAGTTGCTGCGCGAAGTCGGCCAGCGCCTGCGCGAAGATTTGCGCAGTCACGACACCCTGGCGCGCATTGGCGGTGATGAGTTTGTATTGCTGGTGCAACTGACCCAGCCGGATGACGCCCTTGGCCTTGCCGAGCGCCAGGTGGTGCTGATCAACCGCGCGTTCCAGGTGGCCGAACATGAGCTGAAGATCTCCGCCAGTGTCGGTATCGCCATGTTCCCGGGCAATGGCAACAACCCCCAGGAACTGCTGATGAACGCCGACGCCGCGATGTACCACGCCAAGGGCGTGGGCAAGAACGGCTACAGCTTTTTCGATGCGTCGATGAACACCAATGCGCGCAAGCAATTGCAACTGTTGCAAGACCTGCGCAACGCGGTAGAGCAGGAGCAATTCCGCCTGTACTACCAGCCCAAGTTTGACGCGGTCAGCGGGATCCCGGTGGGTGCCGAAGCCCTGCTGCGTTGGGAGCACCCACAACAGGGCGTGCTGCTGCCGGGGATGTTTATCGAGTTGGCGGAAAAGACCGGTCTGATCATTCCCATCGGCGAATGGGTCCTCAACGAAGCATGCCGACAGATGAGCCTGTGGTACGCCCAGGGCTACGAAGACTGGCGCATCGCCGTGAACCTGTCCGCGCTGCAGTTCTGCCACGCCGGGCTGGTCAAGAGTGTGGCTGCAGCGCTGGAGCGTCACCAGTTGCCGGCCAACAGCCTGACCCTGGAGATCACCGAAACCACCGCCATGAGCGATGCCGACGCAAGCATGACGGTATTGCAGCAACTGTCGGACATGGGCGTCGACTTGTCCATCGATGACTTCGGCACCGGGTATTCCAGCCTGATGTACCTCAAGCGCTTGCCGGCCAACGAGCTGAAGATCGACCGAGGCTTCGTGCGCGACCTGGAACACGACAGCGACGACGCGGCCATCGTTTCCGCGATCGTCGCCCTCGGCCAGGCCCTGGGGCTGCGCATTGTCGCCGAAGGTGTGGAAACCGATGTGCAGCAGAGTTTCCTCACGCGGCTGGGGTGTAACTCCTTGCAGGGTTATCTGCTCGGCCATCCGCTGCCGGCGGATGGGTTCATGGCGGATATCCAGCGCGCCGAAGACGCGGTAGCGCCTGACAAAAGCCGTGCGTGACGGTTATTCTTGGATCCAACCCTAAACATCAGGTTGAATCAGGAGACCGCGCGCATGGACAAAGTCCTCATCATCACCGGGGGCAGTCGTGGGATTGGCGCCGAGACGGCATTGCTGGCCGCTCGCCAGGGCTATCGCATCTGCATCAACTACCAGTCCGACGAAGAGGCGGCCCATCGCGTACTGGAACAGGTGCGCGCGCTGGGCGCCCAGGCCATTGCCGTGCGTGCGGACGTGAGCATCGAAGATGAAGTGATCACGCTGTTCAACCGTGTGGACGCCGAGTTGGGCCGTGTCACGGCACTGGTCAACAATGCGGGCACGGTAGGGCAAAAGTCCCGCGTTGATGAGATGTCCGAGTTCCGCATCCTTAAAGTCATGAAGACCAATGTGCTCGGGCCGATCCTATGCGCCAAGCACGCTGTGCTGCGCATGTCGCCCAAGCATGGCGGGCAGGGCGGCAGCATCGTCAATGTGTCTTCGGTGGCCGCGCGCCTGGGGTCGCCGGGCGAGTACGTCGACTATGCCGCGTCCAAGGGGGCGCTCGATACGTTCACCCTGGGTTTGTCCAAAGAAGTCGCCGGTGAAGGCATTCGCGTCAATGCGGTGCGGCCTGGCTACATCTTCACCGACTTCCATGCCCTGAGCGGCGACCCGGACCGGGTCAGCAAGCTCGAGTCCGGCATCCCCATGGCCAGGGGCGGGCGTCCGGATGAAGTGGCGGAAGCGATTATCTGGTTGCTCTCGGATAAGGCGTCGTATGCCACCGGGACGTTTCTGGACCTTGGGGGCGGTCGTTGACCGACTGACGCCATCGCGGGCAAGCCCGACTCCCACATGGAAGGCGTACCCTGTGGGAGCCGGGCTTGCCCGCGATGGCGCCAGTGCAGGCGACCCTTGGCTCAAAACGAACGCACAATCCGCCCCAACGTCTCCATGGCCTTTTCCGACGCCTCGGTCCACGGGCTGCCGTAGTTCAAGCGAATGCAGTTGCGAAAGCGCTGGGTCGCCGAGAAGATCGGCCCCGGCGCAATGCTGATGCCTTGTGCCAAGGCCATCTGGAACAGCTTCAATGAATCCGTCTGCTCCGGCAGTTCCAGCCACAGGAAGTACCCGCCGGCCGGTTGGCTCACCCGCGTCTGTGCCGGGAAGTAGCGCGCGATGGCGGCCAGCATGGCGCTTTGCTGTTCTTCCAGGGCATAGCGCAATTTGCGCAGGTGCCGGTCATAGCCGCCGTGCTGCAGGTAATCGGCGATCGCTGCCTGGGCCGGCATGGACGGGCACAGCGAGGTCATTAATTTCAGGCGTTCGACCTTCTGCGCAAAACGCCCGGCCGCGACCCAGCCCACGCGGTAGCCGGGGGCGAGGCTCTTGGCGAAGGAGCCGCAATGCATCACCAGACCCTCGGTGTCGAAGGCCTTGGCCGGCTTGGGTGCCTGTTGGCCGTAGTACAGCTCGGCGTACACGTCGTCTTCGATCAGTGGCACCTGATGGCCACGTAGCAGTTCTACCAGCGCCTGTTTCTTGGCTTCCGGCAGGGTCGCGCCCATCGGGTTCTGGAAGCTGGTCATGGTCCAGCAGGCTTTGATCGGGTAGCGCTCCAGGGTTTGCGCCAGGGCATTGAGGTCGATGCCGTCGCGCGGGTGCACGGGGATTTCCACGGCCTTGAGCTTCAGGCGTTCCAGTACTTGCAGGCAGGCATAGAACGCCGGCGCCTCGATGGCCACCAGGTCACCCGGCTCGGTGACGGCTTGCAGGCACAGGTTCAAGGCCTCCAGGGCGCCATTGGTGATCAGCAGTTCCTCCATGGGCAACATCAGCCCGCCGACCATGTAGCGCAGGGCGATTTGCCGACGCAGTTGCGGGTTGCCCGGCGACATGTCGGTGACCACCAGGCGCGGGTCCATCTCTCGGCTGGCGCTGGCCAGGGAGCGCGCCAGGCGAGGCAGCGGGAACAACATGGGACTGGGGAATGCCGAACCGAAGGGCACGGTGTTGGGGTCCTTGATCGAGTCGAGCACCGAGAACACCAGTTCGCTGACATCCACCTCGGTGGACTCATGCACCTGTTCGCTCACCACCGGCTCGGAAAACGGGCTGGGCGCATGGGTGTTGACGAAGTAGCCGGAGCGCGGCCGCGCACGGATCAGGCCACGGCGCTCCAGCAGGTAGTAGGCCTGGAATACCGTGGACGGGCTGACGCCGTAAGTCTGGCTGGCATAGCGCACCGAGGGCACCCGCTGGCCGGGGCCGAGGACGCCGGTGCGGATCAGTTCTGCGATGTCATCGGCGAATTTTTCGTAGCGTTTCATGGGGGCCTTAACAGTTTTTCAGACTTGGCAGCGATTAAAATGTGGGAGCAAGCCCGCTCCCACATTTGGATCTCCACATATTCAGACAGATTTCAGCGGTTCAGCGGCGCCACGAAGCGGCTATCGGCGGCGCTGTAGATCCATGGCTCGCGCACATCCGAGACCTTGAAGCGTAGGGTCTGCGAAGTGCTCACCGGTTTATCCGCCAGCAGCGCCACCGACACCGGCACGTCGCTGATTTCTCCCGGCGCCAGGCTGATCTCGGTCTTGCCTTGCAACTGGAAGCCATCGGCGTCGACCAGCTCCAGGCGATAGTCCTGGCGTTGCTGGGTCTTGTTGATCACCTTGAGGCTGTAGATGTTTTCGATCTGGCCCTGGGCGTTCTCGCGGAACATGCCACGGTCCTTGGTCACGTCCAGCGACACCATTGGCCGTTCCACCAAGGCCACCACCAGGGCCGCGATCATCACCAACAGCACTGCACTGTAGCCGATCAGACGCGGCCGTAGCAGGTGAGTCTTGCCGCCTTGCAGTTGATGTTCGCTGGTGTAGCTCACCAACCCACGCGGGTAGCCCATTTTGTCCATGATCGAATCGCAAGCGTCGATGCACGCCGCGCAGCCGATGCACTCCATTTGCAGGCCGTCGCGGATGTCGATACCGGTGGGGCACACCTGTACGCACAACTGGCAGTCAATGCAATCGCCCAGGCCGACGTCGGCGGGGTTGACCTCACGTTTGCGCGGGCCACGGTGTTCGCCGCGGGCCACGTCGTAGGAAATGGTCAGGGTGTCCTTGTCGAACATCACGCTCTGGAACCGCGCATAGGGGCACATGTGCATGCACACCGCTTCGCGCAACCAGCCGGCATTGATGTAGGTGGCGCCGGTGAAGAACAGCATCCAGAACAGGCTGACGCCGCCCATTTGCCAGGTCAGCAACTCGGCGGCCAGGGGGCGGATCGGCGTGAAGTAGCCGACAAAGGTCAGCCCGGTCAGCACGCTGATACCCAACCACAGCGTGTGCTTGGCCGAGCGCCGCGCCACTTTGTTCAGGCTCCAGGGCGCCGCTTGCAGTTTGATGCGCTGGTTGCGCTCGCCCTCGGTGACCTTCTCGCACCACATGAACAGCCAGGTAAACGAGCTTTGCGGGCAGGTGTAGCCGCACCACACGCGACCGGCAAACACCGTGATTGCAAACAGGCCGAACGCGCAAATGATCAGCAGCGCTGACAGCAGGATGAAGTCCTGGGGCCAAAACGTGGCACCAAAGATGTGGAATTTGCTTTCAGCCAGGTCCCACAGCACTGCTTGCCGACCGCCCCAGTTCAGCCACACGGTGCCGAAAAACGCCAGGAACAGAAAGCCTGCACCGCCCACGCGCAAGGTGCGGAACAGGCCGGTGAAACTGCGGGTATGAATCAGGTTGTCGCTGGATTTGGCCTTCACCTTCTTTGGGTGTATGGGCTCAAAGGTGTCCACGGTTGGGATTCTTTCGCTCATGGTCGTTCGCTCATCAGCCTCCATCAGGCGCATGAACTATGCGCGTGGGGCTGTTTGCATAACAGACTCAGGTATGGCGATAAAAAGCGGATCAGATGGCGTGCGGGCGGGGCGCTGCGACAATGTGCTGCACCCCGTGGCTATTGAGGTGCAGTGTTATTCCGGGCGTGCTGATACAGATCAATCAAATCAGCGAACCAGGTTCTTCGGCCTTTACATGCTGGCGCCCATCATGGGCCCCGGCAACGGTCAGGGCGTCGGCCTCGGTTTCAGTGATATAGATGCGCTCGGCCGCCAATTCCACATACGACATGGATTTGTCGGTGTCGGTCACGATATTGACCCGGGTCGCAGGCACGCTCTGTTCCTGCCCGTTGTCGTCGAGCATGAAGTAGCACAGCTGGTTTTCGATACGAATGGGCATGCCGTTCTCCTTATCTGTGAGCTATGTAAGGTTAGGGCGTACCGATGTGTAGGGGTTCCAGGCAACTGACTGGCGGTCGCCGCTGTCAATCCTTTACCAACAATGATAAAGGACGGCATCCATGGACGCCTGGTGGCATGAAGTGTTGCAAACCCTGCAGGCTGAGTTTGCCGATATCGGCGACGCCAGGCAGCTCACCCAGATCACGGTGCGCTTGCTGATCGCCGCGATCCTGGGCGGCATCCTCGGGTTTGAACGCGAGAGCAAGGGCAAGGCAGCAGGGGTGCGCACTCATATGCTGGTGGCGTTGGGCGCCGCGCTGTTTGTGATGGTGCCGCAGATGTCTGGTAACCAGGCGGACGCCATGAGCCGGGTGGTGCAAGGCGTGATTGCCGGGATCGGTTTCCTGGGCGCCGGCACCATCATCAAAGGCAAGGACGACGAAGAAGGCCATGTCAAAGGCCTGACCACCGCCGCCGGCTTGTGGATGACCGCTGCGATTGGGGTCTCGGCCGGGTTGGGCCGGGAATCGACAGCGGTACTGAGTACGTTGCTGGCCTTGGCGGTGTTCAGTGTGATGCCAAAGATCGTACGGGCGTTGGAGAAGTAGCGTTCAGTTCTACTGCACAATATCACTCGGTTTCAGGCGCCCATGGACTTCAATTTCCAACCCTGGACCTTCTCCATCAAAGACCCGCAGCGTGCTGATATTTTCTTGTGGGTCATAGGAAATGCTGGCGTCGCCGGCCTCCATCACCCCATCGTCAGCGTCGACGAATCGCAAGGGTTCAGGACCGATTTTACTGCGTACACCCGACACATCGATTCTGTCCTTGCCGCTCTCGAAGTCCATGATCTTGTCAGTGCCATCAAGGCTATTTGACTCAGTCGAGCTACCGTAGACAAAAGTATCGGCACCGTTTCCACCCCACAGCTTATCTGCGCCGTTGCCGCCATAAATAACGTCTCTGCCGTCGCCACCCTTAAGCTCGTTATTAGCGTCATTGCCTATCATCAGGTCATTGCCTTCGCCACCTATCGCATTTTCGATAATGGTGCCGTGGGCGATAGAGACGTTTCTATCGCGGCCATCGACATTGCTGAAAGTGCCGGGGACCAGGCTGATTTTTTGGCTGTTCTTGTAGCCGGAAAGATCCAGTGTGTCGTTACCACCACCATCCCAAATGGATGCCCTTAGCTCATCTTTATCGCTCTTGAGCCTAAGGTAAGCTCGATCCGCATTCGAGTTGAAACCATAGGTGGTATCACCTTTGCGTGTTTCATAGTTGGCACCATATTGCCGTTGAGCGGCAGTGATATCGTCCAGCTGCGGACCTGCGGGTGGGGAACCATGGTGTCGGTAGCTCATGATGCTATGGGTCTTTCTATCTTCGGCATAACCCCATTTACCCGCGTTGTGCTTAGCGTTGTAGTCA carries:
- a CDS encoding putative bifunctional diguanylate cyclase/phosphodiesterase → MLIGSYSPSLVVISLFVAILASYTALDLSGRIATAKGRAVYLWITGGAMAMGVGVWSMHFIGMLALRLPFALGFDLGITALSLLIAVLSSGFALWLVSQPRLPAWQLALGALIMGTGIACMHYTGMAAMRMTPGIDYDPTLFGASLLIAVGACGAALWIAFNLRRNTPYVRLARGGAAVVMGFAIVGMHYTGMAAARFADESFCGAALNGLSGKGLDNLVLVTTLAVLAIALLTSLLDARLEARTAVLADSLTQANQELTHLALHDMLTGLPNRTLLADRIQQAMQAVKEQGGCFALMFIDLDGFKPVNDAFGHHMGDQLLREVGQRLREDLRSHDTLARIGGDEFVLLVQLTQPDDALGLAERQVVLINRAFQVAEHELKISASVGIAMFPGNGNNPQELLMNADAAMYHAKGVGKNGYSFFDASMNTNARKQLQLLQDLRNAVEQEQFRLYYQPKFDAVSGIPVGAEALLRWEHPQQGVLLPGMFIELAEKTGLIIPIGEWVLNEACRQMSLWYAQGYEDWRIAVNLSALQFCHAGLVKSVAAALERHQLPANSLTLEITETTAMSDADASMTVLQQLSDMGVDLSIDDFGTGYSSLMYLKRLPANELKIDRGFVRDLEHDSDDAAIVSAIVALGQALGLRIVAEGVETDVQQSFLTRLGCNSLQGYLLGHPLPADGFMADIQRAEDAVAPDKSRA
- a CDS encoding SDR family oxidoreductase; the protein is MDKVLIITGGSRGIGAETALLAARQGYRICINYQSDEEAAHRVLEQVRALGAQAIAVRADVSIEDEVITLFNRVDAELGRVTALVNNAGTVGQKSRVDEMSEFRILKVMKTNVLGPILCAKHAVLRMSPKHGGQGGSIVNVSSVAARLGSPGEYVDYAASKGALDTFTLGLSKEVAGEGIRVNAVRPGYIFTDFHALSGDPDRVSKLESGIPMARGGRPDEVAEAIIWLLSDKASYATGTFLDLGGGR
- the mapR gene encoding GntR family transcriptional regulator MpaR (MapR regulates genes involved in Pseudomonas quinolone signal (PQS) production and anthranilate metabolism), translating into MKRYEKFADDIAELIRTGVLGPGQRVPSVRYASQTYGVSPSTVFQAYYLLERRGLIRARPRSGYFVNTHAPSPFSEPVVSEQVHESTEVDVSELVFSVLDSIKDPNTVPFGSAFPSPMLFPLPRLARSLASASREMDPRLVVTDMSPGNPQLRRQIALRYMVGGLMLPMEELLITNGALEALNLCLQAVTEPGDLVAIEAPAFYACLQVLERLKLKAVEIPVHPRDGIDLNALAQTLERYPIKACWTMTSFQNPMGATLPEAKKQALVELLRGHQVPLIEDDVYAELYYGQQAPKPAKAFDTEGLVMHCGSFAKSLAPGYRVGWVAAGRFAQKVERLKLMTSLCPSMPAQAAIADYLQHGGYDRHLRKLRYALEEQQSAMLAAIARYFPAQTRVSQPAGGYFLWLELPEQTDSLKLFQMALAQGISIAPGPIFSATQRFRNCIRLNYGSPWTEASEKAMETLGRIVRSF
- the ccoG gene encoding cytochrome c oxidase accessory protein CcoG, which produces MSERIPTVDTFEPIHPKKVKAKSSDNLIHTRSFTGLFRTLRVGGAGFLFLAFFGTVWLNWGGRQAVLWDLAESKFHIFGATFWPQDFILLSALLIICAFGLFAITVFAGRVWCGYTCPQSSFTWLFMWCEKVTEGERNQRIKLQAAPWSLNKVARRSAKHTLWLGISVLTGLTFVGYFTPIRPLAAELLTWQMGGVSLFWMLFFTGATYINAGWLREAVCMHMCPYARFQSVMFDKDTLTISYDVARGEHRGPRKREVNPADVGLGDCIDCQLCVQVCPTGIDIRDGLQMECIGCAACIDACDSIMDKMGYPRGLVSYTSEHQLQGGKTHLLRPRLIGYSAVLLVMIAALVVALVERPMVSLDVTKDRGMFRENAQGQIENIYSLKVINKTQQRQDYRLELVDADGFQLQGKTEISLAPGEISDVPVSVALLADKPVSTSQTLRFKVSDVREPWIYSAADSRFVAPLNR
- a CDS encoding DUF3203 family protein; translated protein: MPIRIENQLCYFMLDDNGQEQSVPATRVNIVTDTDKSMSYVELAAERIYITETEADALTVAGAHDGRQHVKAEEPGSLI
- a CDS encoding MgtC/SapB family protein — encoded protein: MDAWWHEVLQTLQAEFADIGDARQLTQITVRLLIAAILGGILGFERESKGKAAGVRTHMLVALGAALFVMVPQMSGNQADAMSRVVQGVIAGIGFLGAGTIIKGKDDEEGHVKGLTTAAGLWMTAAIGVSAGLGRESTAVLSTLLALAVFSVMPKIVRALEK
- a CDS encoding M10 family metallopeptidase C-terminal domain-containing protein — encoded protein: MYQQVEQFKHRDDRGGGKTADGLPSKTTHEASTQLLRSKTGWHDVNGDGKTDVSYSYPTPGPEKDKNKPGHHGFSPITDRQKKITREAMTSWEDVANVKFVERPFDQHSEGHIHLKNAETYTDLKGRSSHIDPNVTRSPQDPRSTTLYTPASTFKSPRHGLATMTHEIGHSLGLDHPGDYNAKHNAGKWGYAEDRKTHSIMSYRHHGSPPAGPQLDDITAAQRQYGANYETRKGDTTYGFNSNADRAYLRLKSDKDELRASIWDGGGNDTLDLSGYKNSQKISLVPGTFSNVDGRDRNVSIAHGTIIENAIGGEGNDLMIGNDANNELKGGDGRDVIYGGNGADKLWGGNGADTFVYGSSTESNSLDGTDKIMDFESGKDRIDVSGVRSKIGPEPLRFVDADDGVMEAGDASISYDPQENISTLRVFDGEGPGLEIEVHGRLKPSDIVQ